From a region of the Palaeococcus ferrophilus DSM 13482 genome:
- a CDS encoding endonuclease V, translating into MPFSITKEKLERLAVVQEKLSGRVEERPLGEVRFLGAVDVAYRGDWACAAFVLWDLLLGEAVKSKRVAVEVGAPYIPTFFFLRETKPILLALRGEEFDVLMVEGHGKAHPRGYGLASHIGLLLSKPTIGIAKRPLRDTENFTRVGKAYVSVGHLVTLEDAVRLVEMTLDSGYPAPLKLADRESRKCLKRESVR; encoded by the coding sequence ATGCCGTTCTCAATAACGAAGGAAAAACTTGAGCGCCTTGCCGTGGTTCAGGAAAAGCTTTCCGGGCGAGTAGAAGAAAGGCCGCTCGGAGAGGTCCGTTTTTTGGGGGCCGTTGATGTGGCCTACAGGGGCGATTGGGCATGCGCCGCCTTCGTACTCTGGGATTTACTTTTGGGTGAGGCGGTGAAGTCAAAGAGGGTCGCGGTGGAGGTGGGGGCGCCCTACATCCCCACGTTCTTCTTCCTCCGGGAGACGAAGCCCATCCTCCTCGCCCTCAGGGGGGAAGAATTCGACGTTCTGATGGTTGAGGGACATGGGAAGGCCCATCCGAGGGGCTACGGGCTGGCGTCACACATCGGCCTGCTCCTCTCGAAGCCAACCATAGGAATAGCGAAGAGACCCCTCAGGGACACGGAGAACTTCACCCGGGTTGGGAAGGCCTACGTGAGCGTGGGGCATCTAGTAACCCTCGAGGACGCCGTGAGGCTCGTTGAGATGACGCTCGATAGCGGTTATCCTGCCCCCCTGAAGCTCGCGGACAGGGAATCACGAAAATGCTTGAAAAGAGAATCAGTCCGATGA